The Candidatus Woesearchaeota archaeon DNA segment ACGTACACATAGTTGGTTCAACCGATTTAGAGGGTTATTGATTCGTTGGTCTAAAAGACCAGATGCTTACATAGGATTATTGCATCTCGCATGTGGAATAATTACATGGAGGTCAATCTAATGGGATAGGCTCTAAGAAGAGAAGTATAAAAACGAAGCATCCTTTGGAGAACATCGTGGTACGACTCTCCATTTTCAGGATGCATATCATGAAGAGAAATCTTATTATCTTGGGAATAGAGGCGTCTTTCTTCTCTTGGTCTCCCCTCAAAAACACCCCAACTTCTTTCTCGTAGATCTTTAGTATAAATTACAGGAACATGAGGATGATATTTGAGAATTTCTTTTGCAGTATCTTTTGTTCTTTCTAAATCACTGACATATGCGGTATCAATTTTTTCACTCTTAAGTCTTAATCCTACTTTGCGTGCCTGTTCTTTTCCTTTTTCGCTGAGTGTTCCATAAGATTGTCCCTGACAAATGCCAGTCGCATTCTCAACAGTCTCCCCATGCCTTACAAGAATCAATTTCATTTTTTCAAAACCTCTAAAACTTTTTCAAGCAATAAAGGAAACTGCTTATATCCACTTTTTTCATTAAAGTGCCCTGCATCAGGAATAATCAAGGGTGTCGTTCCAAGTGAAGCAGCAAGTTCTTTTGCGTAAGAAACAGGAACATATGGATCATTGTCTCCATGAAAAACAACAAATCTACAACAATTCTCTCGAATGCGATCCCACAAAAATGGATGATCTAAAAACGTTCTATTCACTGCGTCAAACTCATTATGAAGCAGAGAAGAAAATCCAGAAACAAAGAATGCGGCATGAATCTTGACATCAGATTGCTCAAGAAAACGAAGGAGAAACGCAGCACCAATGCTATGACCAATCACAACAGTCTCTTGAGTAATTTCAAGTTCATAGGGCAGAAACACTGCGCGCCAATTTTCGAGACTTTGTCCGTCAGGTGTGGGAAATGGCAGAACAAAAACAGTGTGACCTTTTTTCTCGAGCTCTTTCTTAAGCCAAGTATACCAATTCTCGTCGGGATTCCCAAAAGAGCCATGAATAATGAAGATAGTTGCCATAATGAAAGACTATAATGGAACAATATATACTTTTCCTTATCGCTATTTCTATTCTCTATCAGTACGCGCGCACCAACATAACAGAAGAATCGCTTAGAAAAGTCCTACACCACAATTCATCCTTTATGGAAATATAAAAAATAACAAAAGAATAGAAGTAATTCAAAGCCAACAGAGCGAATAAGAACAATAAAAAAAGAACAACAGTGTGGAGCGAAATTGGGGGTATGTTATCTTCATACTGCTACACACCGCTGAACTGTTATTTTCAAAGACGACAATGTTTATATATCTATCTTTTTTTCATTAATTTTATGGAGCAAAAACAAGAGTACAAAGATGTGACGATCGTTATTCCCACACTAAATGAGGAAAAAAACATTGAAAAATTGATCACGCTCCTCAAAAAAACATACAAAGGAATAACAATAATTGTCGTTGATGATGGGTCTAAGGACAACACCCAAACAGTCGCGAAAAAAGCAGGAGCGCAACTCATAGACAGAAGCGAAAAACCAATTCATGGATTGTGCATCAGTGTTATAGAAGGAATTCAGGCAGCAAAAACACAGTATGCGATTATCATGGATGGGGACATGCAGCATCCGTATGAAAAAATTGGAGAAATAGCAGAAAAGCTGCAGCATTGTGGCTTAGTTGTCGGAACGCGAGAGCAAGTATTGAATGATTGGCCGGTGCATAGAAGGCTGATGTCCAAGCTTGCAATTACACTCGGGCATCTGCGCTTAATGATTCGCGGAGTCTATTGTGAAGATATAGTCTCAGGTTTCTTTGGAGTCCAAACAAAAATATTCAAAGAAGTCATTGCAAAGAATTATGACAAATACGAGCTTGCGGGATACAAAGTGCTTTTTGACACACTCAAATATCTTCCAAAAAATACGAAAGTATACCAGTTGAAATATGATTTTGGATTGCGAGAAGCAGGGGCGTCAAAAATTAATTATCATCATGTTCTCTACTATTTCAGGTCATTATTCAAGTAATAAATAAACTGCTTTCATTTTACAAAAATTTCTCGTTCTACGCCATTCCATTCTTTAGAATAAACAAGAGTATGCGTTGCCGCAATTTCTTCATGAAGTAAAGAAATCTGCTCGAAACAAGCTGAATCTGTGCAGGGATAAAAGTCAGACGTAAAGACAACATATGACGCGTCATCTTTATACTTCTCATAAATCTCTAGAGCATCAGTGAGGTTATTATAATAAGGATACGCAAGAATGCCATCAGTGTAAGCACTAAAATACGGTTCAGTAGTAAGAATGTCGCCTTGAAAAGAATGCTGAGAAAAATAGCTATAATAGTCCTGCTCAATAAGAAGTACTTCTTCAGGATAAAATCGATATGCAAGCGTAAAGGTAGGAAGCAGAGAAAATGTAAAGAGCGGATAAAAGATGATCAGACAAAAGAGAAGTTTGCGTACAATTTTTCCTTGGGAAACTAAGGCAAGAAGTTGTTGTAAAAGGTGTCCAGCGAACAGCGCAAGGAGAGGCAGAAACAAAACAGCGAAGCGAAGTTGTTTGTTGACAATGCTGGTAAAATAAATAAAGAAGACAAACAAAGGAACAAAAAGAACAAGCTGCTTATTCTTATCACTTTTCGAGAAGAAAAGGGAAATGCATCCCAAAAAACCAAGAAGCAGCAAAGGATTATTTTGAATAATTTCAAACATATAATAAAAAATATTTTGCCAGACAGCAGAAACAGCATGCACAGCGTTGGAAGCGTGCCCCTCTGCAAGCAATAATGGTCGGAATACAGCGTCAAACACTGTTGCGCTGTGCGCTCTATACATGAAGTAGTTAAATATAAAAAAAGGA contains these protein-coding regions:
- a CDS encoding histidine phosphatase family protein translates to MKLILVRHGETVENATGICQGQSYGTLSEKGKEQARKVGLRLKSEKIDTAYVSDLERTKDTAKEILKYHPHVPVIYTKDLRERSWGVFEGRPREERRLYSQDNKISLHDMHPENGESYHDVLQRMLRFYTSLLRAYPIRLTSM
- a CDS encoding serine hydrolase family protein; the protein is MATIFIIHGSFGNPDENWYTWLKKELEKKGHTVFVLPFPTPDGQSLENWRAVFLPYELEITQETVVIGHSIGAAFLLRFLEQSDVKIHAAFFVSGFSSLLHNEFDAVNRTFLDHPFLWDRIRENCCRFVVFHGDNDPYVPVSYAKELAASLGTTPLIIPDAGHFNEKSGYKQFPLLLEKVLEVLKK
- a CDS encoding glycosyltransferase codes for the protein MEQKQEYKDVTIVIPTLNEEKNIEKLITLLKKTYKGITIIVVDDGSKDNTQTVAKKAGAQLIDRSEKPIHGLCISVIEGIQAAKTQYAIIMDGDMQHPYEKIGEIAEKLQHCGLVVGTREQVLNDWPVHRRLMSKLAITLGHLRLMIRGVYCEDIVSGFFGVQTKIFKEVIAKNYDKYELAGYKVLFDTLKYLPKNTKVYQLKYDFGLREAGASKINYHHVLYYFRSLFK
- a CDS encoding glycosyltransferase family 39 protein → MALQQYNAMIREKKYLFLFSLLLLFFLGLHVFFLFMRHHDIHWDEAVYISMGKYLYSLGTEGLFESIRPLGLPLVLGLFWKLGLGTVFVYQTVIFLFSLGVLFLVYLLGKELFSEESAFFACLALVLSPLFFQSSVSIMTEIPATFFILLSIYLLVRGKHTFFVGIMASFAFLFKFPAGLLVPALLFVSVLEYVGHWKKLFFQCASFMFGVFLIQLPFFIFNYFMYRAHSATVFDAVFRPLLLAEGHASNAVHAVSAVWQNIFYYMFEIIQNNPLLLLGFLGCISLFFSKSDKNKQLVLFVPLFVFFIYFTSIVNKQLRFAVLFLPLLALFAGHLLQQLLALVSQGKIVRKLLFCLIIFYPLFTFSLLPTFTLAYRFYPEEVLLIEQDYYSYFSQHSFQGDILTTEPYFSAYTDGILAYPYYNNLTDALEIYEKYKDDASYVVFTSDFYPCTDSACFEQISLLHEEIAATHTLVYSKEWNGVEREIFVK